A genomic stretch from Mycobacterium malmoense includes:
- the dtd gene encoding D-aminoacyl-tRNA deacylase — protein MRILVQRVSSAAVSVDGQVVGAIRPDGQGLLAFVGVTHGDDLDKARRLAEKLWNLRILADERSAAEVNAPILVVSQFTLYADTAKGRRPSWNAAAPGAVAEPLVAGFAEALRGLGAHVQTGVFGADMQVELVNDGPVTVFLEL, from the coding sequence ATGCGGATTCTGGTGCAACGGGTCTCATCGGCGGCCGTGTCGGTCGACGGCCAGGTGGTGGGCGCCATCCGGCCGGACGGCCAGGGCTTGCTCGCGTTCGTCGGCGTCACCCACGGCGACGATCTCGACAAGGCGCGGCGGCTGGCCGAAAAGCTGTGGAATCTGCGCATTCTCGCCGACGAACGGTCCGCGGCCGAGGTCAATGCGCCGATCCTGGTCGTTAGCCAGTTCACCCTGTATGCCGACACCGCGAAGGGCCGGCGGCCGTCGTGGAACGCGGCCGCTCCCGGGGCGGTCGCCGAGCCGCTGGTGGCGGGGTTCGCGGAGGCGTTGCGGGGGCTGGGCGCGCACGTGCAGACCGGCGTGTTCGGCGCGGACATGCAGGTCGAATTGGTAAACGACGGCCCAGTAACGGTGTTTCTGGAGCTCTGA
- a CDS encoding MTH1187 family thiamine-binding protein: MSVLVAFSVTPLGVGEGVGEIVAEAVRVVRDSGLPNETDSMFTVIEGDTWEEVMAVVQRAVEAVAARAPRVSAVIKADWRAGVNDAMTQKVASVERYLSKG, encoded by the coding sequence GTGTCCGTGCTCGTCGCGTTTTCCGTCACCCCGCTGGGTGTGGGCGAGGGTGTCGGCGAGATCGTCGCCGAAGCGGTTCGGGTGGTTCGCGATTCCGGGCTGCCCAACGAGACCGATTCGATGTTCACCGTGATTGAGGGCGACACCTGGGAAGAAGTGATGGCCGTCGTGCAGCGCGCGGTCGAGGCCGTGGCGGCTCGCGCGCCGCGGGTCAGCGCGGTGATCAAGGCGGACTGGCGAGCCGGGGTCAACGACGCGATGACGCAGAAGGTCGCCTCCGTCGAGCGCTATCTGTCCAAGGGCTAG
- a CDS encoding sialate:H+ symport family MFS transporter: protein MHSQPTLAPARPVLHDADVTTQSPQKKKLTGDQRNSFIAALLGWTMDAFDYFIVVLVYADIAKTFHHSKAEVAFVTTATLIMRPVGALLFGLWADRVGRRLPLMVDVMFYSVVGFLCAFAPNFTVLVILRLLYGIGMGGEWGLGAALAMEKVPVERRGFFSGLLQEGYAFGYLLASVASLVVMNWLRLSWRWLFALSIIPALISLIVRYRVEESEVWEAAQDRMRLTSTRIRDVLRDAAIIRRFGYLVLLMTAFNWMSHGTQDVYPTFLTATANHGAGLSSVTVKWIVVVYNVGAIIGGLFFGTLSQRFSRRYTVVFCAVLGLPIVPLFAYSRTAAMLCLGAFLMQLCVQGAWGVIPAHLTEMSPDAIRGLYPGVTYQLGNLLAAFNLPIQERLAESHGYPFALAATIVPVLIAVAVLTLIGKDATGIRFGTAETSFLPSEMA, encoded by the coding sequence ATGCATTCGCAACCTACTCTCGCGCCAGCGCGCCCGGTACTGCACGATGCTGACGTGACAACACAAAGTCCTCAAAAGAAGAAGTTGACGGGCGATCAGCGAAATTCATTCATCGCGGCGTTGCTGGGCTGGACGATGGACGCCTTCGACTACTTCATCGTCGTGCTCGTCTATGCCGACATCGCGAAGACGTTCCATCACAGCAAGGCCGAGGTCGCGTTCGTCACCACGGCCACCCTGATCATGCGGCCCGTCGGCGCGCTGCTGTTCGGGCTGTGGGCCGACCGCGTCGGCCGGCGGCTTCCGCTGATGGTCGACGTGATGTTCTACTCGGTGGTCGGGTTCCTGTGCGCGTTCGCGCCCAACTTCACCGTGCTGGTGATCCTGCGGCTGCTGTACGGCATCGGCATGGGCGGCGAGTGGGGGCTGGGCGCCGCGCTGGCCATGGAGAAGGTTCCCGTCGAGCGACGCGGCTTTTTCTCCGGGCTGTTGCAGGAGGGGTACGCCTTCGGCTATCTGCTGGCGAGCGTCGCCTCGCTGGTGGTGATGAATTGGCTGAGGTTGTCGTGGCGCTGGCTGTTCGCCCTGAGCATCATCCCGGCGCTGATCAGCCTGATCGTCCGCTATCGCGTGGAGGAGTCCGAGGTGTGGGAGGCCGCGCAGGACCGAATGCGGCTCACCAGCACCAGGATCCGCGACGTGCTGCGCGACGCCGCGATCATCCGCCGATTCGGCTACCTGGTGCTGCTGATGACCGCGTTCAACTGGATGAGCCACGGCACCCAGGACGTCTACCCCACCTTCCTGACGGCGACCGCCAACCACGGTGCCGGGCTGTCCAGCGTGACCGTCAAGTGGATCGTGGTGGTCTACAACGTCGGCGCCATCATCGGCGGCCTGTTCTTTGGCACGCTGTCACAGCGGTTCAGCCGCCGCTACACCGTCGTGTTCTGCGCGGTGCTGGGGCTGCCGATCGTGCCGCTGTTCGCCTACTCGCGCACCGCGGCGATGCTGTGCCTCGGCGCGTTCCTGATGCAGCTCTGCGTCCAGGGTGCGTGGGGCGTGATCCCCGCCCATTTGACCGAGATGTCGCCGGACGCCATCCGCGGCCTCTACCCCGGCGTGACCTACCAGCTCGGCAACCTGCTGGCGGCGTTCAACCTGCCCATCCAGGAACGCCTGGCCGAGTCGCACGGCTATCCGTTTGCGCTGGCCGCGACGATCGTGCCGGTGCTCATCGCGGTGGCGGTGCTGACGCTGATCGGCAAGGACGCCACCGGAATCCGCTTCGGCACGGCCGAAACCTCGTTTCTCCCAAGCGAGATGGCGTGA
- a CDS encoding amidohydrolase family protein: protein MRIIDADGHVAENSSLTIEALERWPEHIKPSPDGRLRLTFEGRNYPEDQGPGAGCPPEHGISNAPGINCRSPEGVLGDADRDHIDTMVLYPSLGLCVPSLENPEFAAGFARLYNQWIADYCASSGGRLRGVAVAPVEHGQVAIDVMTEAKDLGLVATLVPPALKTRNLDHPDLDPFYAAAVDLEMPLGIHGAPGIHLPKIGVDRFTNYIQVHCISFPFDQMTAMTALVSGGVFERHPRLRVAFLEAGAGWVPFFVDRLHEHYEKRGDWVERGWRRDPHEYLKAGNIFVTCEPEEPILPGVIDVLGADFIMFASDYPHWDGEWPESTKHLRTRADISEEAREKIGGRNAQRFYNLN, encoded by the coding sequence ATGCGGATCATCGACGCCGATGGGCACGTCGCCGAGAACTCCTCGCTGACCATCGAGGCACTCGAGCGCTGGCCCGAACACATCAAACCCAGCCCGGACGGGCGGCTGCGGCTGACGTTCGAGGGCCGCAACTACCCGGAGGACCAAGGCCCGGGCGCGGGTTGTCCGCCCGAGCACGGGATCAGCAACGCACCCGGCATCAATTGCCGGTCGCCCGAAGGCGTGCTGGGCGACGCCGACCGCGATCACATCGACACGATGGTGCTGTATCCGAGCCTCGGGCTGTGCGTGCCCAGCCTCGAAAATCCCGAATTTGCAGCCGGATTCGCGCGGCTCTACAACCAGTGGATCGCGGATTACTGCGCCTCGTCGGGCGGCCGGTTGCGCGGCGTCGCCGTGGCCCCGGTCGAGCACGGGCAGGTGGCCATCGACGTCATGACCGAGGCCAAGGACCTCGGGCTGGTGGCGACCCTCGTCCCGCCGGCGCTCAAGACACGCAACCTCGACCACCCGGACCTCGACCCGTTCTACGCCGCGGCCGTCGACCTCGAGATGCCGCTGGGCATTCACGGCGCCCCGGGCATCCACCTGCCGAAGATCGGCGTGGACCGCTTCACCAACTACATCCAGGTGCACTGCATCAGCTTTCCGTTCGACCAGATGACGGCGATGACCGCGCTGGTTTCCGGCGGCGTCTTCGAGCGCCATCCGCGGTTGCGGGTCGCCTTTCTCGAGGCGGGGGCGGGCTGGGTGCCATTCTTCGTCGACCGCCTGCACGAGCATTACGAGAAGCGCGGGGATTGGGTCGAGCGCGGCTGGCGCCGCGATCCGCACGAATATCTCAAGGCGGGCAACATCTTTGTGACCTGTGAGCCCGAGGAACCGATCCTGCCGGGCGTGATCGACGTGCTCGGCGCCGACTTCATCATGTTCGCCAGCGATTACCCGCACTGGGACGGCGAATGGCCGGAGAGCACCAAGCACCTGCGCACCCGCGCCGACATCAGCGAGGAAGCGCGCGAAAAGATCGGCGGCCGCAACGCGCAGCGCTTCTACAACCTGAACTGA
- a CDS encoding phage holin family protein, which yields MGPFLLRAALTGFALWIVTLFVHGISFVGGDTRLERVGIIFVVAVIFGLVNAFIKPIVQFLSIPLYILTLGLIHIVINALMLWITAWITEHTTHWGLQIDHFWWTAIWAAIVLSIVSWVLSLVVRDAGRRARV from the coding sequence ATGGGCCCTTTTCTGCTTCGCGCCGCATTGACCGGATTCGCGTTATGGATCGTCACGCTCTTCGTGCACGGGATCAGCTTCGTCGGCGGTGACACGAGGCTGGAGCGGGTCGGCATCATCTTCGTCGTCGCGGTGATCTTCGGTCTGGTCAACGCATTCATCAAGCCGATCGTCCAGTTCCTGTCGATCCCGCTGTACATCCTGACCCTCGGCCTGATCCACATCGTCATCAACGCGTTGATGTTGTGGATCACGGCCTGGATCACCGAACACACCACGCACTGGGGGCTGCAGATCGACCACTTCTGGTGGACGGCGATCTGGGCCGCCATCGTGTTGTCGATCGTGAGCTGGGTGCTGTCGCTGGTGGTCCGCGACGCCGGCCGCCGCGCCCGCGTCTGA
- a CDS encoding FAD-dependent oxidoreductase, whose amino-acid sequence MASGAQQIVVVGAGVSGLTSAICLAEAGWPVRVWAAAMPQQTTSMVAGAVWAPPRPAERAAKTLGWTEHSLRVFRDLANDPSTGVRMAPALIVGQLTEAMSSAAELIPDLRPADPADIPAGFGAGFRATMPMIDMPHYLDYLTRRLDAAGCAIEARPVRSLAEAADAAPIVVNCAGLGAGALTGDDTVRPLFGQHVILANPGLRQLFLEINAGREWTCYFPHPQRVVCGGISIPGRWDTTPDPEVTDRILQRCRLAEPRLGEAEVLETITGLRPDRPSVRVEVEPLGRARCVHNYGHSSNGVTLSWGCARDVMRLVASPVARFGGYPCKDSNR is encoded by the coding sequence GTGGCAAGTGGCGCACAACAGATTGTCGTGGTCGGTGCCGGCGTAAGCGGCTTGACGTCGGCCATATGTCTGGCCGAAGCGGGCTGGCCGGTGCGGGTGTGGGCGGCCGCGATGCCGCAGCAGACGACCTCAATGGTGGCGGGAGCGGTGTGGGCGCCACCGCGGCCGGCCGAACGCGCCGCCAAGACGCTGGGCTGGACCGAGCATTCCCTACGGGTGTTTCGGGACCTGGCCAACGACCCCAGCACGGGGGTGCGGATGGCGCCGGCGCTAATTGTCGGTCAATTGACCGAGGCGATGTCGTCCGCGGCCGAGCTGATCCCCGACCTGCGGCCGGCCGACCCGGCCGATATCCCCGCCGGCTTTGGTGCTGGGTTTCGCGCCACCATGCCGATGATCGACATGCCGCACTACCTCGACTATCTGACACGGCGGCTGGACGCCGCCGGCTGCGCAATCGAGGCGCGTCCCGTGCGGTCGCTGGCCGAGGCCGCCGATGCCGCACCGATTGTCGTCAACTGTGCCGGTCTTGGCGCCGGAGCGCTGACGGGCGACGACACGGTGCGGCCGCTGTTCGGCCAGCACGTCATCCTCGCCAATCCCGGCCTGCGGCAACTGTTCCTGGAGATCAACGCCGGCCGGGAATGGACTTGTTACTTCCCCCACCCGCAGCGCGTGGTGTGCGGCGGCATCAGCATCCCCGGCCGCTGGGACACCACGCCGGATCCCGAGGTGACCGACCGGATCCTGCAGCGCTGCCGCCTCGCCGAGCCACGGCTCGGCGAGGCCGAGGTGCTCGAGACGATCACCGGGCTGCGTCCCGACCGTCCGTCGGTGCGCGTGGAGGTTGAGCCGCTCGGGCGGGCGCGGTGCGTCCACAACTACGGCCACAGCAGCAACGGCGTGACCTTGTCCTGGGGTTGCGCGCGCGACGTGATGCGGCTGGTCGCTAGCCCTGTCGCCCGCTTCGGCGGCTATCCTTGCAAAGATAGCAACCGGTGA
- a CDS encoding DUF4262 domain-containing protein produces the protein MCWMCDHPGSTVADYLAEIRRKIRERGWTVQYVEDDRVPYAYTIGLTRHGLPEFLMTGISPRRALGLLGGIVESAPAIDVPKPGARLTLSGPTLVEVVEVEHPDAHMNSAIAIYGGDVRALQLVWADWRGRWPWSSAFNNGRGIQPVLGVRTAT, from the coding sequence ATGTGCTGGATGTGTGACCACCCGGGCAGCACCGTGGCCGATTACCTCGCCGAGATACGCCGAAAGATTCGCGAGCGAGGCTGGACGGTGCAGTATGTCGAGGACGATCGAGTGCCGTACGCATACACCATCGGCCTGACCCGTCACGGGTTGCCCGAATTCTTGATGACCGGCATCTCGCCGCGGCGGGCGCTTGGGTTATTGGGCGGGATCGTCGAGTCGGCACCGGCTATCGACGTGCCCAAACCTGGTGCGCGACTTACCCTTAGCGGCCCCACCCTGGTCGAAGTTGTCGAGGTCGAACACCCCGACGCGCACATGAACTCCGCGATCGCGATCTACGGCGGCGACGTGCGTGCGTTGCAACTGGTGTGGGCCGACTGGCGCGGACGCTGGCCCTGGTCATCGGCCTTCAACAACGGTCGGGGCATACAGCCGGTGCTCGGCGTGCGGACGGCGACGTGA
- a CDS encoding TetR/AcrR family transcriptional regulator, which translates to MAAPTNRHQQRRRSTHEALRQAALKSFARKGFANVTVTELAREAGVTERTFFRHFPTKEAVLFQDYETHLEWLAEALAQRPASESLFDAVLASVATFPHDLEVVRQAATARAELISADRIASHLRVVQSSFARVLTDFVRNRNPDVANIDLGAEVAGSVMAATLVVAVEHWGCHGCADDLGGLVAASLDLLRSGLAPLA; encoded by the coding sequence ATGGCCGCCCCGACAAACCGTCACCAACAACGCCGACGATCGACGCACGAGGCGCTTCGCCAGGCGGCATTAAAGAGCTTCGCCCGCAAGGGATTTGCCAACGTGACCGTAACCGAGCTGGCGCGCGAGGCCGGCGTCACCGAACGCACCTTCTTCCGGCATTTCCCTACCAAGGAGGCGGTGCTGTTCCAGGACTACGAGACGCACCTGGAATGGCTGGCCGAGGCGCTGGCCCAGCGTCCCGCCTCCGAGTCACTCTTCGATGCGGTGCTCGCGAGCGTGGCAACCTTCCCGCACGACCTCGAGGTGGTGCGCCAGGCCGCGACGGCTCGCGCGGAGCTGATCAGCGCCGACCGCATCGCGAGCCACCTGCGGGTGGTGCAGTCGTCGTTTGCTCGGGTGCTGACCGACTTCGTCAGGAACCGCAACCCGGACGTGGCGAACATCGATCTCGGCGCCGAGGTCGCGGGGTCTGTGATGGCGGCGACGCTTGTTGTGGCGGTAGAACATTGGGGCTGCCACGGCTGTGCCGACGACCTCGGTGGACTCGTGGCCGCGAGCCTGGATCTGCTTCGCTCGGGCTTGGCGCCGCTGGCTTGA
- a CDS encoding phytoene desaturase family protein has product MSGTDFDAIVVGAGHNGLTAAAVLQRAGLRTLCLEANTYAGGMAATVELIDGFRYEIAGSVQFPTASQITKELGLDTLPTVEPEVMSTNIGESGEEPMIFYRDPIQLMTHLGEKHGFEAVTGMAELIGWSQGPAKALGRFDVRKPPKTLDEMYACAANDAERRAIHEMLFGSAMDVIDRFLPDKDKHAVMRGMLAFLAVNSTYRGPYTPGSATCLAFALAVPQDSTDSTAMMTKLEGGIGALTEHLCGLFVSDGGEIRFRTRVEQILVDHDAVTGVRLRDGSTITAPIVVSNLAPDVTLTELIASEHVPAELVSRVSGRDHRASFVQIHFALDGLPEFAPPYELLNEAGMQQSIGIFGTPEEQQLQWETCRRGIVPDNPSMGLQIPSVHDPSMAPPGKHAASAFAYAFPVEAGRDQHGHLKNEMAQRVVDKVTRFAPNFKDIVIRHITFAPYHMNTMFGAPAGDFCHGLLHPDLMGPNRPGPKGFLDFPIPIDGLYLGGAGCHGGPGITFTPGYNAAYQALDDIA; this is encoded by the coding sequence ATGAGCGGGACCGATTTTGACGCGATCGTGGTGGGCGCCGGGCACAACGGGCTGACGGCAGCGGCGGTTCTGCAACGCGCGGGTCTTCGCACACTGTGCCTGGAAGCCAACACCTATGCGGGGGGCATGGCGGCGACCGTCGAATTGATCGACGGCTTCCGGTACGAGATCGCGGGTTCGGTGCAGTTTCCGACGGCGAGCCAAATCACCAAGGAGCTCGGCCTCGACACGCTGCCGACGGTGGAGCCGGAGGTGATGTCGACCAACATCGGCGAATCCGGCGAGGAGCCGATGATCTTCTACCGCGACCCGATCCAGCTGATGACGCACCTCGGCGAGAAGCACGGCTTCGAGGCGGTCACCGGCATGGCCGAACTGATCGGCTGGAGTCAGGGGCCTGCAAAAGCCTTGGGCCGCTTCGATGTCCGCAAACCTCCCAAGACTCTCGACGAGATGTATGCTTGCGCGGCCAACGATGCCGAACGCCGGGCGATTCACGAAATGCTGTTCGGGTCGGCGATGGACGTGATCGACCGCTTCCTGCCGGACAAGGACAAACACGCGGTGATGCGGGGGATGCTCGCGTTTCTGGCCGTCAACTCCACCTACCGAGGGCCCTATACACCAGGCAGCGCCACCTGTTTGGCGTTCGCCCTGGCGGTCCCCCAGGACAGCACAGACAGCACCGCGATGATGACCAAGCTCGAGGGCGGCATCGGCGCACTCACCGAGCATCTGTGCGGGCTCTTCGTTTCCGACGGCGGCGAAATCCGATTCCGCACCAGGGTTGAGCAGATTCTCGTCGACCACGATGCGGTGACCGGCGTACGACTACGGGACGGTTCGACGATCACCGCGCCGATCGTGGTGTCCAACCTGGCGCCCGACGTGACCCTCACCGAGCTCATCGCGTCCGAACACGTTCCGGCAGAACTGGTCTCGCGCGTGTCCGGCCGGGATCACCGGGCTTCTTTCGTGCAAATCCACTTCGCCCTCGACGGGCTGCCCGAGTTCGCCCCGCCCTACGAACTGCTGAACGAGGCCGGCATGCAGCAGTCGATCGGCATCTTCGGAACGCCGGAAGAGCAACAGCTGCAATGGGAAACCTGCCGCCGCGGCATCGTCCCGGACAACCCGTCGATGGGGTTACAGATTCCGTCGGTGCACGATCCGAGCATGGCGCCGCCCGGAAAGCACGCGGCGAGCGCATTCGCCTACGCCTTTCCGGTCGAGGCCGGCCGCGACCAGCACGGGCATCTGAAAAATGAGATGGCACAGCGCGTTGTCGACAAGGTCACCAGATTTGCCCCCAACTTCAAGGACATCGTGATCCGCCATATCACGTTCGCGCCCTACCACATGAACACCATGTTCGGTGCACCGGCCGGCGACTTCTGCCACGGACTGCTGCATCCCGACCTGATGGGTCCAAATCGTCCCGGGCCCAAGGGCTTCCTCGACTTTCCGATTCCCATCGACGGCCTGTATCTCGGCGGCGCGGGATGTCATGGCGGCCCCGGCATTACATTCACTCCCGGCTATAACGCCGCCTATCAGGCGCTCGACGACATCGCCTGA
- a CDS encoding YbhB/YbcL family Raf kinase inhibitor-like protein: protein MESTQASTFHRIASVIGGLALLVPLVGCGGHGGGRMTAPLTPKVTTLGRTLAEAPANGPLTISSPAFPDGGPIPVQYTCKGANTAPPLTWSAPLGGALVVDDADAVRGPYIHWIVVGIPPGPGTTADGQTPAGGSSLPNSAGQAGYSGPCPPAGTGVHHYRFTLHQLPANFQLPAGLVGVQAAQAITQAAAGQAQLTGTFGG from the coding sequence ATGGAATCGACACAGGCGAGCACATTTCACCGGATCGCATCGGTCATCGGCGGGCTGGCACTCCTGGTTCCGCTGGTCGGCTGCGGCGGTCATGGGGGCGGCCGTATGACGGCCCCGCTGACGCCGAAGGTGACCACCCTCGGCCGGACCCTCGCGGAAGCGCCTGCCAACGGGCCGTTGACGATCAGCAGTCCCGCGTTCCCCGATGGCGGGCCGATCCCCGTGCAGTACACCTGCAAGGGGGCCAACACCGCGCCACCGCTGACATGGTCGGCGCCGTTGGGCGGGGCGCTCGTCGTCGACGACGCGGACGCCGTCCGCGGCCCCTACATCCACTGGATCGTGGTGGGAATCCCTCCCGGTCCCGGGACCACCGCGGACGGTCAGACACCCGCCGGGGGAAGCAGCCTGCCGAACTCGGCCGGCCAGGCCGGATACAGCGGGCCCTGCCCGCCCGCGGGCACCGGGGTGCACCACTACCGGTTCACCCTCCACCAGCTTCCCGCCAACTTTCAGCTCCCCGCGGGACTCGTCGGTGTGCAAGCGGCACAGGCGATAACACAGGCCGCGGCGGGACAGGCGCAGCTCACCGGAACATTCGGCGGCTGA
- a CDS encoding SRPBCC family protein, which translates to MATTDSREVVIEATPDEIMEVLFDLDSLTQWSSFHRKVEILERDERGHPSRSRQTVKIAGVSDEQVLDYSVHDDGVSWTLVSAKQQRAQEGRYTLTPEGDATRVRFELTVDLSVPLPGFLIRRGASGLMDTATEGLRKRVLEVKKRHK; encoded by the coding sequence ATGGCCACCACCGATTCTCGTGAAGTCGTCATCGAGGCGACGCCCGACGAGATCATGGAGGTCCTGTTCGACCTCGACTCGTTGACCCAGTGGTCCTCGTTCCACCGAAAGGTCGAAATCCTGGAGCGGGACGAGCGGGGCCATCCGAGCAGATCTCGGCAAACGGTCAAGATCGCGGGCGTCAGCGACGAGCAAGTTCTGGACTATTCCGTTCACGACGACGGCGTGAGCTGGACACTGGTGAGCGCCAAACAACAACGCGCGCAGGAGGGCCGCTACACGCTGACCCCCGAGGGCGATGCCACCCGGGTCCGTTTCGAACTCACCGTGGACCTATCCGTGCCGCTCCCCGGATTTCTGATCAGGAGAGGGGCCAGCGGTCTGATGGACACGGCCACCGAGGGCCTGCGCAAGCGCGTGCTGGAAGTCAAGAAGCGTCACAAGTAG
- a CDS encoding ArsR/SmtB family transcription factor: protein MATADRVFLALANPVRRELLEILAGRPLSAGELSGRFELSRPAVAEHLKVLRDAGLVADEPQGRRRIYRLTAEPLAELGEWLHPFEKFWRARLAELAAAAEELQ from the coding sequence ATGGCCACCGCCGATCGCGTCTTTCTCGCGCTGGCGAATCCCGTGCGGCGGGAGCTGCTCGAGATCCTCGCTGGCCGGCCCCTGTCCGCCGGGGAACTCAGCGGCCGCTTCGAGCTCAGTCGCCCGGCCGTCGCCGAGCACCTCAAAGTCCTGCGTGACGCGGGACTGGTGGCCGACGAGCCGCAGGGCCGCCGGCGCATCTACCGCCTGACCGCGGAACCGCTGGCGGAGCTGGGTGAGTGGCTGCATCCGTTCGAGAAGTTCTGGCGTGCGCGACTTGCCGAGCTCGCCGCGGCGGCAGAGGAGCTGCAGTGA
- a CDS encoding MBL fold metallo-hydrolase → MHFAWERLTAHVHRCRLPFCDVTVGLVRGRTGALLVDTGTTLAEAVAIDADVRRIAGCPVTRVVLTHKHFDHVLGSSVFADAEVYCAPDVVEYLSSATDQLRGDALTHGADAAEIDRAIAALRPPNHGVYDAVVDLGDRSVTIAHLGRGHTTSDLVVVADDDDRVVVFTGDLVEESADPVIDADSDVAAWPTTLDRLLAVGGPGAIYVPGHGRVVDADFVRRQRDWLRRNASKS, encoded by the coding sequence GTGCATTTCGCCTGGGAGCGGCTGACCGCCCACGTGCATCGCTGCCGGCTGCCCTTCTGTGATGTCACGGTCGGGCTGGTGCGGGGCCGGACCGGGGCGCTGCTCGTCGACACCGGTACGACGCTCGCCGAGGCGGTCGCGATCGACGCCGACGTCCGCCGGATCGCGGGGTGTCCAGTTACACGTGTTGTGTTGACGCACAAGCACTTCGATCACGTCCTGGGCTCCTCGGTGTTCGCCGACGCCGAGGTGTACTGCGCACCCGACGTTGTCGAATACCTATCGTCGGCGACCGACCAGCTGCGCGGCGACGCGCTGACCCACGGCGCGGACGCCGCGGAGATCGACCGCGCGATCGCGGCCTTGCGCCCGCCGAACCACGGCGTCTATGACGCCGTGGTCGACCTTGGCGACCGCTCCGTGACGATCGCCCACCTGGGTCGTGGCCACACCACGTCGGACTTGGTCGTCGTGGCCGACGATGACGACCGGGTCGTGGTGTTCACCGGTGATCTCGTCGAGGAGTCCGCCGACCCGGTCATCGACGCCGATTCCGATGTGGCGGCCTGGCCGACGACGCTTGATCGGCTGCTCGCGGTCGGTGGGCCTGGAGCCATCTACGTTCCGGGCCATGGGAGGGTCGTCGACGCGGATTTCGTCCGTCGGCAGCGGGATTGGTTGCGGCGCAACGCATCGAAGTCATAG